Proteins encoded in a region of the Triticum dicoccoides isolate Atlit2015 ecotype Zavitan chromosome 3A, WEW_v2.0, whole genome shotgun sequence genome:
- the LOC119266750 gene encoding ruvB-like protein 1 isoform X2 yields the protein MRIEEVQSTSKKQRIATHTHIKGLGLDANGTAIGMSAGFVGQAEAREACGLVVDMIRQKKMAGRALLLAGPPATGKTALALGISQELGSKVPFCPMVGSEVYSSEVKKTEVLMENFRRAIGLRIKENKEVYEGEVTELSPEESESSTGGYGKSISHVVIGLKTVKGTKQLKLDPTIYDALIKEKVAVGDVIYIEANSGAVKRVGRCDAFATEYDLEAEEYVPIPKGEVHKKKEIVQDVTLHDLDAANAQPQGGQDILSLMGQMMKSRKTEITEKLRQEINKVVNRYIDEGIAELVPGVLFIDEVHMLDIECFSYLNRALESPLSPIVILATNRGICTVRGTDMTSPHGIPVDLLDRLVIVRTQIYGPIEMIQILAIRAQVEEIEIDEDSLAFLGEVGQQTSLRHAIQLLSPASVVAKANGRDKICKADLEEVRVLYLDAKSSAQLLHHQQGSYIT from the exons atgagGATCGAGGAGGTGCAGTCGACGTCGAAGAAGCAGCGCATCGCCACCCACACCCACATCAAGGGCCTCGGCCTCGAC GCCAATGGGACGGCGATAGGGATGTCGGCGGGGTTCGTGGGGCAGGCGGAGGCGAGGGAGGCGTGCGGGCTGGTGGTCGACATGATCCGCCAGAAGAAAATGGCTGGACGCGCGCTGCTCCTTGCCGGCCCACCTGCCACCGGCAAGACCGCACTCGCTCTCGGCATCTCCCAGGAGCTGGGCAGCAAG GTCCCTTTCTGTCCTATGGTAGGATCAGAAGTGTACTCTTCAGAGGTCAAGAAAACTGAGGTGCTGATGGAAAATTTTCGTAGAGCTATAGGTTTGCGTATAAAGGAAAACAAAGAAGTCTATGAAGGAGAG GTTACAGAGCTTTCCCCAGAAGAATCTGAGAGTTCAACTGGTGGATATGGGAAAAGCATTAGCCATGTAGTAATTGGCCTGAAGACTGTAAAAGGGACTAAGCAACTAAAGTTAGATCCTACAATTTATGATGCTTTAATCAAGGAAAAG GTGGCAGTCGGCGATGTTATATACATTGAAGCTAACAGCGGTGCAGTGAAAAGAGTTGGCAGATGTGATGCTTTTGCTACAGAATACGATCTTGAAGCAGAGGAGTATGTGCCAATTCCCAAAGGGGAAGTCCACAAGAAAAAAGAAATAGTGCAG GACGTTACACTGCATGACCTTGACGCCGCAAATGCCCAGCCGCAAGGAGGCCAAGATATTTTGTCCCTTATGGGCCAGATGATGAAGTCACGGAAGACTGAAATCACTGAGAAGCTGCGCCAAGAGATCAATAAG GTGGTTAACAGATATATTGACGAAGGTATTGCAGAGCTTGTACCTGGTGTGCTGTTCATTGatgag GTTCACATGCTGGACATTGAGTGCTTCTCTTATCTTAATCGTGCTCTTGAGAGCCCATTATCGCCAATTGTAATACTTGCTACAAACAGAGGAATATGTACTGTAAG GGGAACTGACATGACAAGTCCCCATGGTATCCCAGTCGACCTCCTAGATAGGTTGGTTATCGTACGGACACAGATATATGGCCCTATCGAGATGATCCAG ATATTAGCTATTAGAGCACAAGTGGAGGAGATTGAAATTGATGAAGACAGTCTTGCATTTCTAGGAGAGGTTGGGCAGCAGACATCTTTGAG ACATGCTATTCAGTTGCTATCACCTGCTAGCGTAGTTGCCAAGGCTAATGGGAGAGACAAGATCTGCAAG GCTGATCTCGAAGAAGTTCGTGTTCTGTATTTGGACGCAAAGTCCTCTGCTCAGTTGCTTCATCATCAGCAGGGAAGTTACATCACCTAA
- the LOC119266750 gene encoding ruvB-like protein 1 isoform X1 — translation MRIEEVQSTSKKQRIATHTHIKGLGLDVTLLPLLRSSPPAGLGVFPSTSCYPEFSFSGWIRLLLFALQANGTAIGMSAGFVGQAEAREACGLVVDMIRQKKMAGRALLLAGPPATGKTALALGISQELGSKVPFCPMVGSEVYSSEVKKTEVLMENFRRAIGLRIKENKEVYEGEVTELSPEESESSTGGYGKSISHVVIGLKTVKGTKQLKLDPTIYDALIKEKVAVGDVIYIEANSGAVKRVGRCDAFATEYDLEAEEYVPIPKGEVHKKKEIVQDVTLHDLDAANAQPQGGQDILSLMGQMMKSRKTEITEKLRQEINKVVNRYIDEGIAELVPGVLFIDEVHMLDIECFSYLNRALESPLSPIVILATNRGICTVRGTDMTSPHGIPVDLLDRLVIVRTQIYGPIEMIQILAIRAQVEEIEIDEDSLAFLGEVGQQTSLRHAIQLLSPASVVAKANGRDKICKADLEEVRVLYLDAKSSAQLLHHQQGSYIT, via the exons atgagGATCGAGGAGGTGCAGTCGACGTCGAAGAAGCAGCGCATCGCCACCCACACCCACATCAAGGGCCTCGGCCTCGACGTAACTCTCCTGCCGCTTCTCCGCTCCTCTCCTCCTGCGGGCTTAGGAGTGTTTCCTTCCACTAGTTGTTACCCCGAATTTTCCTTCTCAGGATGGATTCGTTTGCTTCTCTTCGCTTTGCAGGCCAATGGGACGGCGATAGGGATGTCGGCGGGGTTCGTGGGGCAGGCGGAGGCGAGGGAGGCGTGCGGGCTGGTGGTCGACATGATCCGCCAGAAGAAAATGGCTGGACGCGCGCTGCTCCTTGCCGGCCCACCTGCCACCGGCAAGACCGCACTCGCTCTCGGCATCTCCCAGGAGCTGGGCAGCAAG GTCCCTTTCTGTCCTATGGTAGGATCAGAAGTGTACTCTTCAGAGGTCAAGAAAACTGAGGTGCTGATGGAAAATTTTCGTAGAGCTATAGGTTTGCGTATAAAGGAAAACAAAGAAGTCTATGAAGGAGAG GTTACAGAGCTTTCCCCAGAAGAATCTGAGAGTTCAACTGGTGGATATGGGAAAAGCATTAGCCATGTAGTAATTGGCCTGAAGACTGTAAAAGGGACTAAGCAACTAAAGTTAGATCCTACAATTTATGATGCTTTAATCAAGGAAAAG GTGGCAGTCGGCGATGTTATATACATTGAAGCTAACAGCGGTGCAGTGAAAAGAGTTGGCAGATGTGATGCTTTTGCTACAGAATACGATCTTGAAGCAGAGGAGTATGTGCCAATTCCCAAAGGGGAAGTCCACAAGAAAAAAGAAATAGTGCAG GACGTTACACTGCATGACCTTGACGCCGCAAATGCCCAGCCGCAAGGAGGCCAAGATATTTTGTCCCTTATGGGCCAGATGATGAAGTCACGGAAGACTGAAATCACTGAGAAGCTGCGCCAAGAGATCAATAAG GTGGTTAACAGATATATTGACGAAGGTATTGCAGAGCTTGTACCTGGTGTGCTGTTCATTGatgag GTTCACATGCTGGACATTGAGTGCTTCTCTTATCTTAATCGTGCTCTTGAGAGCCCATTATCGCCAATTGTAATACTTGCTACAAACAGAGGAATATGTACTGTAAG GGGAACTGACATGACAAGTCCCCATGGTATCCCAGTCGACCTCCTAGATAGGTTGGTTATCGTACGGACACAGATATATGGCCCTATCGAGATGATCCAG ATATTAGCTATTAGAGCACAAGTGGAGGAGATTGAAATTGATGAAGACAGTCTTGCATTTCTAGGAGAGGTTGGGCAGCAGACATCTTTGAG ACATGCTATTCAGTTGCTATCACCTGCTAGCGTAGTTGCCAAGGCTAATGGGAGAGACAAGATCTGCAAG GCTGATCTCGAAGAAGTTCGTGTTCTGTATTTGGACGCAAAGTCCTCTGCTCAGTTGCTTCATCATCAGCAGGGAAGTTACATCACCTAA